From the genome of Nitrospira lenta, one region includes:
- a CDS encoding type IV pilin protein: MFKALRKQEGFTLIELMIVVAIIGILAAIAIPNFLTYQIKSRQSEAKANLMAIKTSEVSWQGERGCFLTTAAWPAAAVPAAGTKNTPSSWFLPAAPAVSANPTWCVGAAGAGVTTGSFADLGFVPSGLVMFNYATGTYAASHSSCMGPVAVPAANITREPGTVDGGVASSGFRATAASNLDGDGTISVWASSDGQGAQDCTTGIY; encoded by the coding sequence ATGTTTAAGGCATTGCGTAAACAAGAGGGTTTTACCCTCATCGAGTTGATGATCGTCGTGGCGATCATCGGCATCTTGGCGGCCATCGCCATTCCGAACTTCCTGACCTACCAGATTAAGTCTCGGCAGTCAGAAGCGAAGGCGAATCTTATGGCGATTAAGACCTCCGAAGTGTCGTGGCAGGGAGAGCGTGGTTGTTTCTTGACCACCGCCGCCTGGCCAGCTGCCGCCGTACCGGCTGCAGGTACCAAGAACACGCCGTCCAGCTGGTTCCTTCCGGCTGCCCCTGCGGTGTCGGCCAATCCTACCTGGTGCGTGGGCGCGGCTGGTGCGGGTGTGACGACGGGTTCGTTTGCAGATCTTGGTTTCGTGCCGAGCGGTCTCGTGATGTTTAATTATGCAACGGGTACCTACGCTGCCTCACATAGTTCGTGCATGGGTCCTGTTGCAGTGCCTGCTGCTAACATTACACGCGAACCAGGGACCGTTGATGGCGGTGTTGCTTCGAGTGGGTTTAGAGCGACGGCTGCTTCAAACCTGGATGGGGATGGAACGATCTCTGTGTGGGCATCGTCTGATGGCCAGGGTGCTCAGGACTGCACGACAGGCATCTACTAG
- a CDS encoding tetratricopeptide repeat protein, producing the protein MNTRRWFSFASSLSSPGPLPLCAGRGFLGILIPLVVAACAAAPHPQEAASAGAVPKKPAVAPAADASASYHFMLGYQAELAQDNDKAIQEYRTVLKTDPNSRSVKARLAGIYFGLGDLANAARYAEEVGEGTGQDAQQLTQMAGILASAGKPDRALRLLDLAIERDPGQGDAYFPKAIILVNQKRLAEAEQTAKQGLKVSPESPIGHYYLGRIFLESGKQDEALASFERAITVNAGFEPAYLAQASLYEARQEREKAIAVLKRYLERVNPNNKDIRQHLIQLYVSTKDYAGGLAELDKMLAEEPGDLDAQLRMALIYGEKREFSKAIELLQAVLKARPAELKVRDYLGYLYEETKESQKAAEAYQFNIQLDPTYADSHMHLGVLQYRLKAYPAAITHLTEATRINPKQPEPFIVLGLAYLQSEQFEAALSAFEEGLRHHPKNADLHFNLGTAYDKLNRFDDVVKSMELALSLDPHHADALNYLGYSYAERGVKVEQALSLTRQAVALKPDNGYYVDSLGWAFYKAGQFNEALTEIKRAAALVGDDPVIYEHLGEIYVKQQKLSEAKEAWLHSLELDPSNEKLFQRFREQGLGDPVSEDRIQQAKRRVSEKIQSKQSAP; encoded by the coding sequence GTGAATACACGACGCTGGTTTTCGTTCGCCTCCTCATTGTCATCCCCTGGTCCCCTGCCGCTGTGTGCGGGGCGTGGATTCTTGGGGATCCTCATTCCTCTCGTGGTGGCGGCCTGTGCGGCGGCGCCGCATCCGCAAGAAGCGGCGTCAGCTGGCGCCGTGCCGAAAAAGCCGGCCGTGGCTCCGGCTGCGGACGCCTCAGCGTCGTATCATTTCATGCTGGGATATCAAGCGGAGCTGGCCCAAGACAACGATAAAGCAATTCAAGAATATCGTACGGTGCTTAAAACCGATCCGAACTCGCGCTCAGTCAAAGCGCGATTGGCCGGGATCTATTTCGGATTGGGTGATCTGGCCAATGCGGCTCGTTATGCGGAGGAAGTCGGTGAAGGAACGGGTCAAGATGCTCAACAGCTCACGCAGATGGCCGGCATTCTTGCCAGTGCAGGCAAGCCGGATCGAGCGCTGCGACTGTTGGATCTGGCGATTGAGCGTGATCCAGGCCAGGGCGATGCCTATTTCCCCAAAGCGATTATCCTCGTCAATCAGAAGCGGCTGGCGGAAGCGGAGCAGACCGCAAAGCAGGGATTGAAAGTCTCGCCGGAGTCGCCGATCGGGCACTATTACCTCGGGCGGATTTTCCTCGAATCAGGCAAACAGGATGAGGCGCTGGCAAGTTTCGAACGGGCCATCACGGTCAATGCGGGGTTTGAACCGGCGTACCTTGCCCAGGCCTCGCTCTATGAAGCCCGCCAAGAACGAGAAAAAGCGATTGCAGTGCTCAAACGGTACCTAGAACGGGTGAACCCCAATAATAAAGATATCCGCCAGCATCTGATCCAGCTTTATGTCAGTACCAAGGACTACGCCGGAGGCCTCGCGGAACTCGACAAGATGTTGGCAGAAGAGCCTGGCGATCTCGATGCGCAACTGCGGATGGCACTGATCTATGGAGAGAAAAGAGAGTTTTCTAAGGCCATTGAGCTGCTCCAGGCGGTGCTGAAAGCACGGCCTGCCGAACTCAAAGTGCGAGACTATCTCGGCTATCTCTATGAGGAAACGAAGGAGTCTCAGAAAGCGGCGGAAGCGTATCAGTTCAATATTCAGCTTGACCCTACGTACGCAGACAGTCACATGCATCTCGGTGTGTTGCAGTATCGACTCAAAGCCTATCCCGCTGCAATCACCCACTTGACCGAGGCGACGCGGATCAATCCCAAGCAGCCGGAACCCTTTATCGTACTGGGACTTGCGTATCTCCAGTCCGAGCAATTCGAGGCAGCCCTGAGCGCCTTTGAAGAAGGCCTTCGCCATCATCCGAAGAATGCGGATCTGCATTTCAACCTAGGGACTGCGTACGATAAGCTTAATCGCTTTGACGATGTGGTGAAGTCAATGGAATTAGCTCTGAGCCTCGACCCGCACCATGCCGATGCCTTGAACTATCTCGGGTACAGTTATGCCGAGCGGGGCGTCAAGGTGGAGCAGGCCCTGTCTTTGACCAGACAGGCTGTCGCGCTTAAGCCCGACAATGGATATTATGTCGATAGTCTTGGGTGGGCATTCTATAAGGCCGGGCAATTCAACGAGGCATTGACCGAGATCAAGCGCGCAGCCGCGCTGGTGGGTGACGATCCAGTGATCTATGAGCATCTTGGAGAAATCTATGTGAAGCAGCAGAAGCTGTCCGAGGCGAAGGAAGCCTGGCTCCATTCACTGGAACTTGATCCTTCGAACGAAAAGCTGTTTCAGCGGTTTCGTGAGCAGGGCCTTGGTGATCCTGTCAGCGAGGATCGTATCCAACAAGCCAAACGTCGCGTATCAGAGAAGATACAGTCTAAACAATCCGCTCCGTAG
- the dnaB gene encoding replicative DNA helicase: MKPFATVDLSQPKLPPQNLEAEQSVLGAILLDNQAMPKAMELLVEENFYRTAHRKIYRAMLDLSDVGEVIDQITLTERLKAKGELESIGGAAFLAELVQSVSSSANIRYHCKIVRDKAVARELIHTSTEVLTKGYEGTTSIDDLLDFAERSVFSIAQGKLERSFTPINDIIKESLDLVDKLSKRKEHVTGVPTGYYDLDDLTAGLQPSDLVIVAARPSMGKTSLALGFATHAAIHAKAVVGIFSLEMSKPQIVLRMLSSEARVDSHGLRTGKLQKEDWWRLAEAAGRLEQAPIYIDDTGGITVQQMRGKARRLKAEKGLDLLIVDYLQLMQGRSDSESRQQEISDISRSLKALAKELNVPVVALSQLSRAVEARKPPIPMLADLRESGAIEQDADVVMFIYREDVYDQNSERKGIAEIIISKHRNGPIGKRDLFFHDRFAKFESLDNRES, from the coding sequence ATGAAGCCATTCGCAACCGTCGATCTTTCTCAGCCGAAATTGCCGCCGCAGAACCTTGAAGCGGAGCAGTCTGTGTTGGGCGCTATTCTGCTGGACAATCAGGCCATGCCGAAAGCGATGGAATTGCTCGTCGAGGAGAATTTCTACCGCACGGCCCATCGCAAAATATATCGGGCGATGCTCGACCTATCCGATGTCGGAGAAGTCATCGACCAGATCACGTTGACGGAGCGGTTGAAAGCGAAGGGGGAGCTGGAGTCGATCGGCGGCGCGGCCTTTCTTGCTGAATTAGTCCAGTCGGTGTCCAGTTCAGCCAATATCCGGTACCACTGCAAGATTGTGCGCGATAAGGCAGTGGCGCGGGAACTCATTCACACCTCGACGGAAGTGCTGACGAAAGGCTATGAAGGGACGACCTCTATTGACGATCTGCTCGATTTTGCCGAGCGTTCCGTCTTCAGTATTGCCCAAGGCAAATTAGAACGATCGTTTACCCCGATCAACGACATCATCAAAGAGAGTCTTGATCTTGTCGATAAGCTGTCGAAGCGGAAAGAGCATGTCACGGGAGTCCCGACGGGGTATTACGATCTTGACGATCTTACCGCAGGGCTCCAGCCGTCTGACCTTGTGATTGTGGCGGCTCGTCCTAGTATGGGCAAGACCAGCTTGGCCTTGGGGTTTGCGACGCATGCCGCAATTCACGCCAAGGCCGTGGTCGGCATTTTCAGTCTCGAAATGTCCAAACCGCAAATTGTGTTGCGCATGTTGAGTTCAGAGGCGAGGGTCGATTCCCATGGACTCCGGACGGGCAAACTGCAAAAGGAAGATTGGTGGCGGCTGGCCGAAGCCGCGGGAAGGCTGGAGCAAGCGCCGATCTATATCGATGACACGGGTGGAATTACCGTGCAGCAGATGCGCGGGAAAGCTCGCCGCCTCAAAGCTGAAAAGGGGTTGGATCTTCTGATCGTCGATTATCTACAGCTTATGCAGGGGCGGAGTGATTCGGAATCGCGGCAACAAGAAATCTCCGATATCTCCCGGTCGCTCAAGGCGTTGGCGAAAGAACTGAATGTGCCGGTGGTGGCGCTCTCGCAGCTCAGTCGAGCCGTAGAGGCGAGAAAACCTCCGATCCCCATGTTGGCCGACTTGCGTGAGTCCGGTGCGATCGAACAGGATGCCGACGTGGTCATGTTTATCTATCGCGAAGATGTCTATGACCAGAACTCTGAGCGGAAGGGCATTGCCGAGATTATCATCAGTAAGCATCGAAACGGTCCGATCGGCAAGCGGGATCTGTTTTTCCATGATCGGTTCGCCAAGTTTGAAAGCCTCGACAATCGCGAATCGTAA
- the hisZ gene encoding ATP phosphoribosyltransferase regulatory subunit, producing MPPAPLKTRVDLGQTHPLRDRSLVPSGMATILPAAAKQVRALEAQLLGRLTSRGYDEIILPTFEYLDVLTPGLEPELIEKCYKFADRTTGRILLLRPDATAQIARTVAMGMMGAQLPLRLAYRTSVFRYEPEHAGRDREIFQVGAEHIGADDAGADSEMLILMIECLKQVGLRSFKISLGHVGFFKGLLIRAGLSPAGQKRAEQAAARKDLPRLQEILSSERVTSRYATSILEAPELCGQVEVLARGRALAKGDRAAVQALDRLTMVYETLCKAGHQDAFLLDLGEFRGFDYYDGVVFDVFADGVGVELGGGGRYDHLIGRFGRNIPSTGFALNVDRLFRGLQAQSPDGAAGGTDASKRIRKGSKRTS from the coding sequence ATGCCTCCTGCTCCTTTGAAGACGCGCGTTGATCTCGGTCAGACCCATCCCTTGCGTGATCGGTCGCTGGTCCCGTCTGGGATGGCGACCATCCTGCCTGCCGCAGCGAAACAAGTCAGAGCGCTTGAGGCGCAGTTACTCGGACGTCTGACCAGCCGGGGTTACGACGAGATCATTCTGCCGACATTTGAGTATCTCGATGTCCTGACTCCAGGGCTAGAGCCTGAGCTAATCGAGAAGTGCTACAAATTCGCTGATCGCACTACCGGTCGCATCCTACTCTTGCGACCGGACGCGACTGCTCAGATTGCTCGAACCGTGGCGATGGGTATGATGGGGGCGCAGTTGCCGTTGCGGTTGGCCTACCGCACGTCGGTGTTTCGCTATGAGCCGGAGCATGCCGGGCGCGATCGGGAAATTTTTCAGGTTGGTGCAGAACATATCGGGGCCGATGATGCCGGCGCTGATAGTGAAATGCTGATCCTTATGATCGAGTGTTTGAAGCAGGTCGGTCTCCGCTCCTTTAAGATCTCGCTCGGGCATGTGGGATTTTTTAAGGGCTTGCTGATTCGGGCAGGGCTCTCACCTGCTGGACAAAAGCGAGCCGAACAGGCTGCGGCTCGCAAAGATCTTCCTCGTCTACAAGAGATTCTTAGCAGTGAACGGGTCACGAGCCGCTACGCCACGTCCATTTTAGAAGCGCCCGAGCTATGCGGGCAAGTCGAGGTATTGGCCAGGGGCCGAGCGTTGGCAAAGGGCGATAGGGCCGCCGTACAGGCGCTTGATCGGTTGACCATGGTCTATGAGACGCTGTGCAAGGCCGGCCACCAAGATGCCTTCCTTCTCGATTTGGGCGAGTTCCGAGGATTCGATTACTATGATGGCGTGGTGTTTGACGTATTTGCGGATGGGGTTGGGGTTGAATTGGGAGGTGGGGGCCGCTATGACCATCTCATCGGCCGGTTCGGCCGGAATATTCCATCTACGGGTTTTGCCTTAAACGTCGATCGTTTGTTTCGTGGGTTGCAAGCGCAGTCTCCTGATGGTGCAGCAGGGGGGACTGATGCGTCCAAACGGATCCGAAAGGGATCGAAGAGGACGTCATGA
- the serA gene encoding phosphoglycerate dehydrogenase has protein sequence MKILISDSLSKQGVELLEKAGFTVVVKSKMPKEELFKEIQDADGLIVRSGTKVTDELIAAAPKLKIVGRAGSGLDNVDTPAATKRGIVVMNTPGGNTVTTAEHTMSMICAMSRRIPQATASVKTGKWEKDKFMGVELYNKVLGIVGVGQIGSHLTKMAQGIGMRVIAYDPYLAADRAEKMGVTMMALPDLFKSADIISVHTPLTPETKGIINAQAIATMKPGVMIVNCARGGIINEGDLVEALKSKKVAAAAFDVFEEEPVKADNPLLALDNFICTPHIGAQTTEAQENVAVGIAEQVVDYFTKGVARGAVNIPSIAPELLPRLQPYLTLVEKMGSLLSQLCQGGIERVTVEYSGEVATLSIAPLTIGVLKGLLTPIMENPVNYVNAPVVAKERGIEVKEVKSTDAGDFTSLIRVRVEAGKASHQVAGTLYHKKDARVVEIDSFKVEVVPEGHMLFIHNVDRPGVIGMVGQVLGENNINIVRMQCALEKRGGNALLIIASDTVFPVGVLDKIKSSSNILSVKVANLS, from the coding sequence ATGAAAATCCTGATCAGCGACAGTTTATCGAAGCAAGGCGTCGAACTCCTCGAAAAGGCGGGTTTCACCGTTGTCGTGAAATCAAAAATGCCGAAAGAGGAATTGTTTAAGGAGATTCAGGACGCGGATGGGTTGATCGTGCGGTCCGGCACCAAGGTCACCGATGAGTTGATCGCGGCGGCGCCGAAGTTGAAGATCGTGGGGCGTGCAGGCTCTGGTCTCGATAACGTCGATACGCCGGCGGCCACGAAGCGCGGCATCGTCGTCATGAATACGCCGGGCGGCAATACCGTCACGACGGCCGAACACACGATGTCCATGATTTGCGCGATGAGCCGGCGAATTCCGCAAGCCACCGCGTCGGTAAAGACCGGCAAGTGGGAAAAAGACAAGTTCATGGGGGTCGAGCTCTATAATAAGGTGCTCGGCATCGTCGGCGTCGGCCAAATCGGCAGCCATTTGACGAAAATGGCGCAAGGCATCGGTATGCGAGTGATTGCGTATGATCCCTATTTGGCTGCGGATCGAGCAGAGAAAATGGGCGTGACGATGATGGCGTTGCCTGATTTGTTTAAGAGCGCCGATATCATCTCGGTTCATACGCCGTTGACGCCTGAAACGAAGGGCATCATCAACGCACAGGCCATCGCCACCATGAAACCCGGTGTAATGATCGTGAACTGCGCCCGCGGCGGCATCATTAACGAAGGCGACCTTGTCGAGGCATTGAAGAGCAAGAAAGTGGCGGCTGCGGCGTTTGACGTGTTTGAAGAGGAGCCGGTCAAGGCGGACAATCCTCTCTTAGCCTTGGACAATTTTATTTGCACGCCTCACATCGGCGCGCAAACGACGGAAGCGCAGGAGAATGTTGCGGTTGGGATTGCCGAGCAGGTCGTGGATTACTTTACGAAGGGTGTGGCCAGGGGGGCGGTGAATATTCCGTCTATTGCGCCGGAACTGTTGCCGCGGTTGCAGCCCTATCTCACGCTCGTAGAGAAAATGGGATCCTTACTGTCACAATTGTGCCAGGGTGGAATTGAGCGGGTCACGGTGGAATATAGCGGAGAAGTGGCGACGCTCTCGATTGCGCCGCTGACGATCGGCGTGTTGAAAGGCTTGCTGACGCCGATTATGGAAAACCCGGTGAACTACGTCAATGCTCCGGTTGTGGCGAAAGAGCGGGGCATCGAAGTCAAAGAGGTCAAAAGTACGGATGCAGGCGATTTTACCAGCCTGATTCGCGTCAGGGTCGAGGCCGGAAAAGCCTCGCACCAGGTGGCTGGCACGCTCTATCATAAGAAAGACGCCAGGGTGGTGGAGATCGACAGCTTCAAGGTCGAGGTGGTTCCCGAAGGGCACATGCTATTTATCCACAATGTCGATCGCCCTGGGGTGATTGGGATGGTGGGACAGGTGCTCGGCGAGAACAATATCAATATCGTGCGTATGCAGTGCGCGCTTGAAAAGCGCGGTGGGAACGCCTTATTGATCATTGCCTCGGATACTGTGTTTCCGGTGGGCGTACTGGATAAGATCAAATCCAGCTCAAATATTCTTTCAGTCAAAGTAGCAAATCTCTCCTAA
- a CDS encoding pyridoxal-phosphate-dependent aminotransferase family protein, translated as MLKRYLLAPGPTPVPPEVLLAMARPMIHHRAPEFDPIFAEVREGLKWLFQTRNDVIMLASSGTGGMEGSISNFLSPGDKALCINGGKFGERWGKICKAFGVLVTEIKVEWGHAVDPKVVADALKADPSIKAVYVQASETSTGVSHDVKALGEIVKGYENTILVVDAITALGVFDIKTDAWGLDVVITGSQKALMLPPGMAFVSVSDKAWAVAEKAKNASFYFNFKKERENQAKNQTLFTPTVSLIIGLQEVFRIMKAEGLDKMFARQGQLAHAMREGMKAAGLALFPKNSPSDALTTVCAPDGVDGQAIYKNLRVQYGITAAGGQDQLKGKVFRLSHMGYADRFDVITAVAATEMVLKGLGHSVKLGSGVGKAQEILMAK; from the coding sequence ATGTTGAAGCGGTATTTGCTGGCTCCTGGCCCTACGCCTGTACCTCCAGAAGTGCTATTGGCGATGGCCCGCCCGATGATTCATCATCGGGCCCCCGAGTTCGATCCGATCTTCGCAGAAGTTCGTGAGGGGCTTAAGTGGCTATTTCAAACTCGAAATGACGTCATCATGTTGGCTTCTTCCGGTACTGGAGGGATGGAAGGATCGATCTCCAACTTTCTGTCTCCCGGCGACAAGGCCCTGTGTATCAATGGCGGGAAGTTTGGCGAGCGGTGGGGAAAGATCTGTAAAGCGTTTGGTGTGCTGGTCACGGAAATTAAGGTTGAGTGGGGTCATGCGGTCGATCCGAAGGTGGTGGCTGATGCGTTGAAGGCAGACCCTTCGATTAAGGCGGTCTATGTCCAGGCCAGTGAGACGTCGACCGGTGTGTCGCACGACGTGAAGGCGCTGGGCGAGATCGTCAAAGGGTACGAGAATACGATTTTAGTCGTGGATGCGATTACCGCGCTAGGTGTATTCGATATTAAGACGGATGCCTGGGGATTGGATGTCGTCATTACCGGTTCGCAGAAGGCCCTGATGCTTCCGCCGGGCATGGCATTCGTGAGTGTCAGCGACAAGGCTTGGGCGGTTGCAGAGAAAGCCAAGAACGCGTCGTTCTATTTCAACTTCAAGAAAGAACGCGAGAATCAGGCCAAGAACCAGACCTTATTTACGCCGACGGTGTCTTTGATCATCGGTCTTCAGGAAGTGTTTAGAATCATGAAGGCCGAAGGGTTGGATAAGATGTTTGCGCGGCAGGGACAATTGGCTCACGCCATGCGTGAAGGGATGAAGGCTGCGGGATTAGCGTTGTTTCCCAAGAATTCCCCCAGCGACGCCTTGACGACGGTCTGTGCGCCGGACGGAGTTGATGGACAGGCCATCTATAAGAATCTCCGTGTTCAATACGGGATTACCGCAGCCGGTGGACAGGACCAATTGAAGGGGAAGGTGTTCCGTCTTTCCCATATGGGCTATGCCGATCGATTTGATGTGATTACGGCCGTAGCCGCAACGGAAATGGTCTTGAAGGGACTGGGCCATTCCGTGAAGTTGGGCAGCGGAGTGGGTAAAGCGCAAGAAATTTTGATGGCGAAATAG